The sequence below is a genomic window from Salvelinus namaycush isolate Seneca chromosome 2, SaNama_1.0, whole genome shotgun sequence.
GCATAGAACCATGCGAAATTGTAACACTATGCTGACTTTGCCTCCCAACCCTCCATGTCCCCTAACCCTTAATAAATAACTCTAAACCACAACTTAATTGCTAGATTCAGATGGTGTAGTCAGATAAAGCAATGAAAGTCGACTTCAAAATGTGGTTTAGTTTTATTAGGATTTGCATCTGTTTTTGGTAAGTAATGCACCCTGTAAGCTTCTAAAACGACTTACTCAACCTTTTAAATTCAAGCCCCTTCTTCCACCTGAAATGTATTGGACATGAGCCTAATTATGTATCAGATTGATCAATTGGAAGTTgagctatacagtgcattcggaaagtatttagaatcgttgactttttccccacaaaattgttacggccttattctaaaatgtattaaattgtattttttcctcctcaatctgcacacaatacctcataacgaACCAAGAACTGTTTTTTAGCAAAAGTATAATACATAAAATACTTATCACAGACCCTtaactctgtactttgttgaagcacctttggtagcgattacagcctcgagacttcttgggtatgacgctacaagcttggcacacctgtatttggggagtttctcccattcttctttgcagatcctctcaagctctgtcaggttggatggggagcgtcgctgcacagctattttcaggtctttctagagatgtttgatcgggttcaagtctgggctctggctgggccactcaaagacattcagagccttgtcccaaagccactcctgctttgtcttggctgtgtgcttagggtcattgtcctgttggaaggtgaaccttcaacccagtctgaggtcctgagcgctctggagcaggttttcatcaaggctctctctgtactttgctccgttcatctttccctcaatcctgactagtctcccagtccctgtcactgaaaaacatccccacagtatgatgctgccaccatgcttcaccataaggatggtgccaggtttcctccagacttgacgcttcgcatttaggccaaagagttcaatcttggtttcatcagaccagagtatcttgtttcccatggtctgagtcctttaggtgccatttggaaaactccaagcagggGAGCATTTACtaaggagtggtttccgtctggccattctaccacaaaggtctgattggtggagtgctgcagagatgattgtttttctggaaggttctctcatctccacagaggaactctggagatctgtcagagtgaccattgggttcttggtcacctccctgaccaaggccttctcccccgattgtgcagtttggccggacggccacctctaggaagagtcttggttgctccaaacttcttccatttaagaatgatggaggccattgctctgacatgcactgtcaaccttgtgaccttacagttgaagtcggaagtttacatacacctcagccaaatacatttaaactcagtttcacatttcctgacatttaatcctagtaaaaattccctgtcttaggtcagctaggatcaccactttattttaagaatgtgaaatgtcagaataatagacagattttatttcagcttttatttatttattcacattcccagtgggtcagaagtttgcatacacttaattagtatttggcagcattgccttttaaattgtttaacttgggtcaaacgtttccgatagccttccacaagcttcccacaataagttgggtgaattttggcccattcctcctgacagacttggtgtaactgagtcaggtttgtagacctccttgctcgcacacgctttttcagttctgccaacaaatgttctatgggattgaggtcagagctttgtgatggacactccaataccttgactttgttgtccttaagccattttgccacaactttggaagtatgcttggggtcattgtccatttggaagacccatttgcgaccaagctttcaaatcaaatttatttatatagcccttctttaGATCTTAGATTAACTTCCtgatgatgtcttgagatgttgcttcaatatattcagcaaattttccttcctcatgttgccatctattttgtgaagtgcaccagtccatcctgcagcaaagcacccccacaacatgatgctgccacccccgtgcttcacggttggaatggtgttcttcggcttgcaagcctcccccttttccctccaaacataacaatggtcattatggccaaacagttctatttttgtttcatcagaccagaggacatttctccaaaatgtacaatctttgtccccatgtgcagttgcaaaccgtagtctggcttttttatggcgattttggagcagtgtcttcttccttgctgagcggcctttcaggttatgtcgatataggactcgttttactgtggatatagatacttttgtacctagttcctccagcaacttcacaaggtcctttgctgttattctgggattgatttacacttttcgcaccaaagtacgttcatctctaggagacagaacgcgtctccttcctgagcgttttgacggctgcgtggtcccatggtgtttatacttgcgtactattgtttgtacagatgaacgtggtaccttcaggcatttggaaattgctcccaatgatgtaccagacttgtggaggtcttggctgatttcttttgattatcccatgatgtcaagcaaagaggcactgagtttgaaggtaggccttgaaatacatccacaggtacacccccagttgactgaaattatgtcaattagcctatcagaagcttctaaagccatgacataattttctggaattttccaagctgtttaaaggcacagtcaacttagtgtatgtaaacttctgacccactggaattgtgatacagtgaattataagtgaaataatctgtctaaacaattgttggaaaaattacttgtcatgcagaaagtagtcctaaccgacttgtcaaaactatagtttgttaacaagaaatttgtggagtggttgaaaaacgagttttaatgactccaaactaagtgtacagttgaagtcgggaagtttacatacacttaggttggagtcatttaaactcttaaagcttggtcacaaatgggtcttccaaatggacaatgaccccaaacatacttccaaagttgtggcaaaatggcttcaggaccacatagtcaagctattggagtggtcatcacaaagccctgacctcaatcccatagacaatttgtgggcagaactgaaaaagcatgaaaactgagtttaaatgcatttggctaaggtgtatgtaaacttccgacttcaactgtatctagaaaggtgtgtgcctttccaaattatgtccaatcaatagaatttaccacaggtggactcccaagtaatagaaacatcaaggatgatcaattgaaacaggatgcacctgagctcatcaTTTGAGTCTCATCACAAAGGGtctgcagattgatgaggggaaacatttatttaatccaatttattataaggctgtaatgtaacaaaatgtgtaaaaagggaaggagtctgaatactttctgaatgcactgtaggtttATACAATTAATTGCATTAGGCTTGGGCtgtatccagattgtcatacaTTTTTATACCGACCTTGTACCACAATGGGATATTAGGTAGTACTGAACACAAGGGGCGCTATTTTCAAACCCCACTGAGCCTTTGTAATCCGAcagttagcaatgctaacaagtaaATGTAAAACCCCATCTAAATGTTAACATTTTATAAAGTCTCTGACCTAAAGTATTTGCAAGATAGACATCCCAACTCAAAGTtatacaaataacaaaaaaatgctACACTGTTTGCTGcacgcacaaaacaaatattagacagCAAGGCTTTTGATCCAGTAGGGAATTGTCTGCTGTTACCAAGCAGagcttgattttggaagaagctaaccacttagtGAGAtggctaactagctactaaattagcaaaccaaatgcacaactgcagagcatttaCAACATTTTAGATAGTTAACTTAATATTTATACGATATCTAGCTTGCAAACATTTAGATGTGAATTCCATACAGTAACTAGTGCGTGCTTAGCAACAGTGAGTGACTCAAGGCTCTGGTCTCTCATCgttgtgcttgtaaacaaacaccacgtgACTTGGGACTACCAACaagcttcataatgaaaaattgtgacaggtgaaatgagtGTTCGCAATCTTCATCTCCTAACGTAttacacaagttgactgcaggtaaaCTAGCTACAAATGTTCCAATTCATTAAAAAAAGTCAAAGAAATTGTTTTGACGGTAATGAAAAACCATcctgtggctatttccaaataccccgctgttcggtataccgcccaagcctaaatTTGATTGAAATGTGTGGTACTATAATTATGAGCAAGATTTAGGCCTACGAGTAACATTTCTACATTCAAGATTTGCTTGTTAGACCCCGGGTCTACATAATGTCCTTGAGCCAAGGCTGATGTATGTGGTGAATGAAGCAATGTGTGGATGGCTGTGTAAGAGTGGTGATGAGTGGACAAACCGCCTAATACTTGCACATTTATTTTGAATTTCTCTGATGCATTGGGCTCTCACCAAATATATACAAACGTAAGCCGTCTTGTAAATCATGGTTTCTCTCCTGCTCTTTGTTTCTTGTGTGTTCATTGCTCTTTCCTCTAGTCTTACGGTGGTTGCCTTTTTTTAcctgcaggtgtgtgttgttTCGCCTCAGCAGCATGGCTGTGCTCATCCGCTTGCAGGGTCTCCCGATAGTGGCGGGGACCATGGACATACGCCATTTCTTCTCTGGATTGACCATCCCAGATGGTGGGGTGCATATTGTAGGGGGTGAACATGGTGAGGCTTTTATTGTTTTTGCCACAGATGAAGATGCCAGGCTTGGCATGATGCGTTCAAGGGGAGCAATCAAAGGTTCAAAAGTGTCACTTTTGCTGAGCAGCAAGACCGAGATGCAGAATATAATTGAGCTTAACCGCAGGCGTTTTAAAACGGGCAATGTCGGGGGAGCAGCAGGAAACGGTAGCAGGCCAGGTCCCCCCGTCAACACATGTTGGAGGAGCAGTTTACGCAACACTTTACAAGGGTTCAGCAACACCACACCAGCCACCGTCACCAGAGCTGCCTCTGCACATGAAACCATAAGAAACAAAAATGTGTCCACGTTTGCCACCACTAGCATGGGAAACATGCCCCCCAGTTTCAGCAACAACTTCAGCAGCCCAAATCTCACCATGGGATCCAGTATGAGAACAACCATGTCCTCCCTCAACTCTGTACCACCACCTATCCACCCTTTGACAACCATGCCACCCATGCCTTCCATACCCCCCATGCCACTTCCACCACCAGTGTTCTCTGTGCCTCCTGTTCCCACTGTGTCACCTTTAACCCAAGGCCCCCCTGTCCTTCCCATGAGTCTGTCTCACATGGGCTCAATGCCACCATTCAACCCAGCTGTCCCACCCCCTAGTGGACTGGCCCCAAATCACATGTTTGTTGGCCATATGAACCCTCTGTTAAATCTCCAGGCACACATGAAGGCAGCAATAGGTAATTCAGATGAGTTATATGTCCACCTTCAAGGCCTGCCCTTCTCAGCTACTGAAATGGATATTAGGGAGTTTTTCTGTGGGATAGTAGTGGACTCCATCCGAAAGGTCAGGGACAACATTGGCCGGAGTACCGGCAGGGCCCTGGCCAAGTTCTTTTCCCCTCAGGACACTTTTGAGGCACTCAAAAGAAGCTGCGGAATGTTAAGGGAGAGGTACGTGGACATCTCTCCGGCCACAGAGAGCCAGTGGATGAGTGTCAGCAGTGGTGGCAACGGGGTTGGAGGGCAAGCCCACTCAAAATCCAGTAATGTGCCCCAAGACCAGCACCGCCGCAGCAACATGAGTTCAGTGTCTCCTTCAACCAGAGATCATGCAAGGTCTCGCTCCCCTCACAACAAGGAGTTCTGTGTCTACCTAAAAGGCCTGCCCTACGAAGCAGTAAATAAACAGATCTGTGAGTTCTTCAAAAACCTGAACATTATGGAAGACTGCATTTACATTGCTTATGGACCCTCTGGCCGAGCTACAGGTCAGGGCTTTGTCCAGTTAAAAGATGAAATGGATTACAAGGTTGCCCTCAGCTGTCACATGCAGTATATGGGAAGCCGATTCATACAAGTTCACCCCATCAGTAAGAAAGCTATGTTTGAAAAGATTGATTCCATTCGTCAAAGGATGCAGGGTGTTGATAAGAAAAACAATTCTGAATCAGGCAAGAACACTAGAAACTGTGCACACATCTCAAATATTCCATATAATGTGTCAAAGAAAGATGTCCATCTGTTTCTGAAAGGCATTGCGGTATTTGAAGAAAGTCTTAAAGTTCTGGTTGACAGCAGTGGTAACGGTTTAGGTCAGGCTGTTGTGCAGttcaggggagaggaggatgcgCTAAATGCTGAGAGACTACACAGGCAGAAGTTAAATGGCAGAGATGCCTTTGTGCATTTGGTCACCTTTGAGCAGATGAAAGAAATCGAGAGAAACCCACCACCACAGGTTAGGAAAATCAAGAAACTTGAAGGGAACTCTCAAGGCCAGGCACAAGGCCATGCTCAGGCACAGAATCCTATTCAAGCCCAAGCTCACCCCTTTGCCGGTATAACAGGAGAAGAGTTCAACTTCCTCAGAAACACTGTTGGCAATTTAGGCAATGGTCCGTTTGCTCAATTTACTGTCCCAGGTAATGGACTCGTGggccctccacctctacccccatTTGCAGCAAGTCTAGAGAATGTAGCCCTTAGCATTCCCCCACCCATGGTTGCCGGTCACTTGCCTGGAGCAGTTCTGGCACCCCCAAGCTTCCGACCAGATAGCAACAATGGCCCACCTGGCTTTGGACCAGAGGGCTTAAGGGGCAGGCCACCTTTTGACAACGGCTCTAGAAAGAGTGGAGGCCATAACAACCGAGGAAGTGGCCAAGGGCGTTCAGAAGTGCGCCCTCAGTCTGCCTTGGGCCGTGGCCCTGGCTCTGACCCTCTGAGAGAGCAGTCAACCGGAGGCCCTGGTAACCCTCGTGGACCAACCATTGTAAAGATCCAAAACATGCCTTTCGCCGTAACAGTCGATGAGATCCTAGATTTATTTTATGGGTATCAAGTGCTGCCTGGTTCAGTCTGTCAGCAGTTAAGTGAAAAGGGCCTGCCCACTGGTGAAGCAATGGTTGCCTTTGAGTCACACGAGGAGGCATCATCTGCTGTCATGGATTTAAATGATAGGCCTATTGGGGCTAGGAAAGTGAAGATAACCCTAGGATAAGACTCCAATGTTCCCCTCTACCAATAATGATTAAGTGAAACATCCGGTTTCATTAATGCAAAGGTAAGAACTTGCATTTAGGATTTAAGCTCCCAACTATCTTTACCAAAGTTATCAAGTTGTTAGTAGCGTAAGAATAAAATGGAACGCTGCTATATTGATTTGATGTATAATATGATAACTAAAGTGggatggggcggcagggtagcttagtggttagagcattggactagtaaccgaaaggttgcaagttcgaatccccgagctgacatggtactaatctgtcgttctgcccctgaacaaggcagttaacccactggccgtcattgaaaataggaatttgttcttaactgacttgcctaaaaaataaaatacaattttgggGATTTTCCAAATGGCAAAAAGCCTACTGTTGCCATGTTGATGTAGCTTGAGTCCAATCATATTTAGAGTAAGAGCCTTGAATGATATGGTTGGATTAAGAGGATAGTCTTATTGCTGTGCTGAGATGTCACTTTTACTTGGAAGCATGTATTATTTTCAAATGCCCTTGACACATTTTGTGTTCTTGTATTTCTTCCATAGATTTAACATTCTCTTTGTGATGATTTTCTAAAGGGGGTACTCACCAAATGCTGCCATGCATGGTGTTAGTACAGAGAACACTCATTGTGTCATGGTTAAAACATTTGCTTATTTGCTCTATGCTGTTTTTCACTGTTAATAAATGCAAATGTCAATGTTGTTGCTAGCTATGTTGTATGATAAATTGTACTGCTTGTTTCTGAGAAAAAGATGTTGAACATTGCATTTGGTTTAATGGTCTGCAGAGCTCTTTAGAACTTTTTGTATCTGCCAACCCTCCCACTGCGATATACTCTTTTTGAATATGAGCTGTTTTGCAGAGATGTAAATACTATTTGGAATGTTTTAGTTTTGTAGTGTTGTCTAACAAGAGACACTTAAGTTTTATATTTTTGGGGACGTTCCAGCTTATTTCAcaagtgtgtgtatatactgtttaGCTTACACTTTTGTCAATAAAATGACATTCCTGACAGATTTACCAGCCAATCTATTTTTCACTTGCTTGCTGATTTTCTATATGAACAATAAAATGGTTTTGGGAAGGCACCCAGATTTTACCAAACGTTCCATGAATTAAATCATTTttaagggaggaggaggggaataagggcattatcattttcagtgttattccaacctcattttatttatttatataacaCAGGAAaagtttgactgcactgggccttttaaGTTAGGCCTACATTTTGCTGTATAAACTACTTAAAGGGTAATATAGGCTATATCTAGGTTTTGCAAATGAACATATAGGGTTGAATGGGAAATTTGATAGGGTTTGCCAAGAAACCCATACAGTAGGCTGGTGTtccagacccagattaagcctagtcctggactaaaatgcCCTTTCAATGACAATTCTCTGTTAAGAATTATTTTTAGAACAGGaccaggcttaatctgtgtctggggaaaccagccttTAAAGCACCTCAAACGCCAGTCCTTGAGGGCCAAGTTCTGCGGGTTTTCAcacctcccttgtacttgattgatcaaTTAAGGTAATTGGTTGTCTAGATCTTAATTGCAAACAAATTGAAAGGAAAGGACCAAACCCAGCAGACACATGGCCCTCCAGGAACTGAGTTGTACACCCTTGCCTTTTAAAAGGGAAATGTAAAACTTTTTTTCCAACTttatattcatcatctccagcaccaccccaacatatgtgaaaatggtgcatttctatgttttgtggTAAAAAATATAGAGGATAAGTTTACATCATTGGAGTGTCATGTCTGACTTTAACCAATTATTTGTAGGCGTtgcctactaattggttgatgtcATTGCAAAACGCTTATCTTCCTCTATtctttttactacaaaacatagaaatgtgcCATTTTCACATAAGTTGATATtagggtggtgctggagatgaatatgaagttgactttttttttttaatttcccTTTAAGGATCACTTTactcaatgttttttttaattttttttatcgaCCACTGTTGATATGGTCtcacattttttatttcagcacAAACAGTTTACAGATGGAGCACTGTATATAATTATGTtaataaattgtgtgtgtgtgtgtgtgttttaagagAGCACACATTTATTCCACTGTCACAAGGCCCACTTTCAATTCCACTATAGATGCTAGTGGCAAACATGCCTACTAGAAGGCTAAGAACATCTGTTTCTTGTGTCTTACAAGCTTGCCTAGCACTAAACCTAAATGTACCTTGTTTTTATCATGTGGTTTAATGGAATATTTTTCACTGATTCATATGAGTTCTCTGAACATTAATTTAATATTTAAGTGGTGTAAAACGTATACCGCCTTTTTTATATAGGCTACTCATCAATTAAGTTGTTTATTTCATAATGTTTTAAAGAGTGAAATGCTGGGTGTTCTTTGATATTTGAGATATCTGCATTTCTCACTTTGTCCTAATGAGCCCACAGATTGAGAAAGGCCTAGTATACAGCACTGGGGTGAAATGGTAGGTTGCTTTGTGGACATACATGACAACCTAGGGCTTTGCTTTGAACATGCTGATGAACGTAAAGCATATTTAGAAACTGATATGGCCTGGAAGATGCCTTTTTCACTGTTAGAGCCTATGGAAAGAGCTGCTGAGTTGCAATGCAAAGCAAGTTCGGACTTACCTGTCATTCAGTATTCATACATGCCTATTTTGGTTTGCTTCCTTTAAAAGTCACTGCGTGTGCTTCTGGATTTTACTTGTTAAATATTATGCATTACACTACTTTTTGTGTACCAAACTGTCAGGTATAAGGCAATGAAAGCCAACTGGTTTACTGTTGGATTTGCATGCAAAGGTAAGTACTAGTTATATTTATGAATTGTGCGAGGTGACATGGTGTATAATAGATTAAGTATTTGTGGAATTATGCTTCCAATATCTAGGCAAAGTTTTGCTGGACATGATTTATTATGGTTGGACTTCACGATATTCTTTATTTTCCCATCAGATCTCACACTTTTGAAATCAAGCCGTTAACCGGATTGTAATCTAAAGCAGTAGGCTATATCAGAAATTGCCATATAGCTGGTCTTTGTTGATATAATAGAGAACCACACAATCCCAAATCCGGAGTGAATCTGACATGGGACGCAAGCACAGCCTTGTGCAGAATAAGCCACAGTTTCATCACTTCCAATTGACACTGGATTTCAAATGGGGTCAACATTGTGatgcatatttttgttcagtaaaaagTGTCTCCGATTGATTTGCCTAATTTGTGTCGTTTCCAATTAGTCTCAATCAACTCTACAAATGGCTATTTATTGAGCGCAGTTGATAGGCCAACAACACTAGAAGATTGAATGTATTGGGTTGTAAATGGCTACATTATCATACAGAAAACTCATTCAGTGATGCAGTGAACAGCTAAGACTACAGTGTTGCTGGCTATTAACTAACTTActttacttatttttttattaattgatGTGCTGAACTTCAGAGTGAGCTGAACTGTCTGT
It includes:
- the LOC120064664 gene encoding RNA-binding protein 12-like, with amino-acid sequence MAVLIRLQGLPIVAGTMDIRHFFSGLTIPDGGVHIVGGEHGEAFIVFATDEDARLGMMRSRGAIKGSKVSLLLSSKTEMQNIIELNRRRFKTGNVGGAAGNGSRPGPPVNTCWRSSLRNTLQGFSNTTPATVTRAASAHETIRNKNVSTFATTSMGNMPPSFSNNFSSPNLTMGSSMRTTMSSLNSVPPPIHPLTTMPPMPSIPPMPLPPPVFSVPPVPTVSPLTQGPPVLPMSLSHMGSMPPFNPAVPPPSGLAPNHMFVGHMNPLLNLQAHMKAAIGNSDELYVHLQGLPFSATEMDIREFFCGIVVDSIRKVRDNIGRSTGRALAKFFSPQDTFEALKRSCGMLRERYVDISPATESQWMSVSSGGNGVGGQAHSKSSNVPQDQHRRSNMSSVSPSTRDHARSRSPHNKEFCVYLKGLPYEAVNKQICEFFKNLNIMEDCIYIAYGPSGRATGQGFVQLKDEMDYKVALSCHMQYMGSRFIQVHPISKKAMFEKIDSIRQRMQGVDKKNNSESGKNTRNCAHISNIPYNVSKKDVHLFLKGIAVFEESLKVLVDSSGNGLGQAVVQFRGEEDALNAERLHRQKLNGRDAFVHLVTFEQMKEIERNPPPQVRKIKKLEGNSQGQAQGHAQAQNPIQAQAHPFAGITGEEFNFLRNTVGNLGNGPFAQFTVPGNGLVGPPPLPPFAASLENVALSIPPPMVAGHLPGAVLAPPSFRPDSNNGPPGFGPEGLRGRPPFDNGSRKSGGHNNRGSGQGRSEVRPQSALGRGPGSDPLREQSTGGPGNPRGPTIVKIQNMPFAVTVDEILDLFYGYQVLPGSVCQQLSEKGLPTGEAMVAFESHEEASSAVMDLNDRPIGARKVKITLG